DNA sequence from the Cucumis melo cultivar AY chromosome 6, USDA_Cmelo_AY_1.0, whole genome shotgun sequence genome:
TATTCAATATTTAGTGATGAAAGGGAGTTTAATCGGACTTTTATCCTTGTTATTAACAGTTAAAAATATAAGATTGTTTAATGTTAAAGTTGgctaataataattaatatacatcatgcatgtttagtaagaaTAATAAGATTGTTTGTTAATTAAGGTACacaagttatatatatatatatatatatatatatatatatatatatatatatatatatatatatatatatatatatatatatatatttcctatTGTAGGCCAAAGCAAAAATTAGGTGCTTAATCCACTATCTAAAATTTCCCATTTGCAAGATGGTGTAGGAGCACTAGTAAAAGGGAAATTAAAGGTCTCTATCAATTATCCATTACAAAGTTGGAATAGGCATTCATTATTTGAAGACGAATTATATATATTCAAGAATCATAAATATTAAATGGCAATTTGGTAACcattaaataaaatttgaaaacaaaacaaaccagTATGTTACGTTATGGATTGCGTCTTTATACCtataaatttgttaaaaatgagTTTAGTTTAACaataaataaagtatttttCTTTCCCAAATATTGAAGATttgatttcttatttttctgttgttgtattaaaaaatacaaaaatctgATTGTATAGTTtcataatttaatattaatgtcAACTTTAAATCTTTATTTGAAAGGAATATTACATAGGAGAAATTGATATGAATTCATGGGACTGATATAAAGCCTTGAAAAGTGTATTTGGATTTAAAAACATACCAATCAAGTTGAAAGGGATAATTGTTTGAACATTATGATAGTTTGGAATATAAACATTTCTCAAAAGTGGCAATTAGCTAATAAATAGTGTGATGtttgaaatttagaaaaaaaatatgtattaaTTCACACGAGAATCAATCGTTATCATAAGTTCTATCGTTGAACTTGATTTTCGGTTTGCTTTTTCTTACATAGTTTTGctttttatgttaatttaaaATGAAAGATCTTTACACCGATGTAATGTTGACCGTGCAACATTTCGATGCCTAAATTATTATGAGTGTATAGTTTAGCtgaacgtaaaaaaaaaaaagaaaaagaaaaaaaaagatcataCTCTAAAATTATAGCTTATTCTTCACTTTTACACCATGGAATGAGACTATTTATTATACTCTTTTTTCCTGTAATAGCGTTCGAAGTAGCAAGTATTAGGATACCAAATACTGACCCAACCAGTCAGCCTATAATCAAAagattttgactttttatttttgaaatgtgTCTTCCCTTTGTAGCTTCTAATTATCTTGAGTTTAGAGCAACTCATGGATTTTGAGGCTTATTTAGAGCAAGCTTTTAATAGAACAACATAAGGTGGATTGAGTTAGGTTGAGAGAGGAAGTAATTTGTATTTTGATGGTTTAGTTTTAGCTAAAATAAAAAGTGATTAAAGAATAAACTAACATACTAATAATCAATGGGGTACTTGAGAAACATAAGTAGCAGCCAGCTATTTTGTTCATCATCCCTTCTAAAGTTGACTGACTCATCACTCTCACTCTCACAATTCACAAACTCACACCCACCACTTTCTCTCTCATTCCATATATATTTACTCAAAATCTTCCCTTCATCCCCATCTCCACCGCCCATCACCACTCCCCCTTCTCTATCTCCTCTCCATCTTCATCATGGGCTACGGCAGGCTCAACGAAACCGACCCCGGCGGCCCTTCCGACTCTTCCTCCGTCGCCTCTGCCTTCCAACTCTCCGCCCACCACCCCACTCCCAATCGGAGCACCACACGCCTTCTCCTTATTTCCTTCCTCTCTCTCCTTCTCATCGTCGCCGCCGCCGTCTCAGCTACCTTCCTCATCGGACTACGAACCGCCTCCCCTGCTCGATCCGACCCAAATCTCCCTCGTAAACCCACTCAGGCAATTTCCAAAGCTTGTAGCCGAACTCGCTTCCCCACTCTCTGTGTCAACTCGCTCCTCGATTTCCCTGGCTCTCTCAACGCCAACGAACAAGATCTCGTTCACATTTCCTTCAATATCACTCTCCAACATCTCAACAAAGCCCTCTATTCATCCTCTGAGATTTCCTCTCTTCAAATGGATCTCCGTGTTCGTTCCGCTTACGATGCTTGTCTCGAACTCCTCGACGACTCCATCGACGCTGTTTCTCGTTCCTTGCAATCCGTCGCACCGTCTTCCTCATCCTCCACTCCGCAGCGGCTCGGCTCATCTGAAGATATCATTACCTGGCTTAGCGCTGCCCTAACTAATCAAGACACATGTACGGATGGATTCTCTGAACTCTCCGGTACTGTGAAAAACCAAATGGCAGATAAACTTCACAATCTGTCTGAACTTGTTAGTAATTGCTTGGCGCTGTTTTCCGGAAGCGAAACGAGCGATTTCGCCGGAGTGCCGATTCAGAACAAACGACGGTTGATGAAGGAGGAAGGAGAGAATGAGGATAGTTCCGGTAACTTCCCGAGATGGATGAGGGGGAGAGAGAGGAGGTTACTGACGTTGCCGGTGGGAGTGTTACAAGCGGATATTGTGGTTTCTCAGAACGGTAACGGAACGGTGAAGACGATCGCGGAAGCGATAAAAAAGGCGCCGCAGTACAGTAATAGAAGGACGATCATTTACGTGATGGCAGGAAGGTAATATTGAATTTCTTCCTCATGACTTAGGTGTCACGATCGGTGAACTGTTTTCACATGGCATGCCGGTTAATTTACGGAAATGCCCTTGGCGGTCGTCTTTTCCTGTAGGTACGAAGAGAAAAACTTGAAGGTTGGGAGGAAGAAAACTAACCTCATGTTTGTTGGAGATGGGAAGGGTAAAACTGTCATTTCGGGTTCTAAAAGTATCTTCGATAATGTGACAACTTTTCACACCGCATCCTTTGGTAATGTATCTATTTTATTCATTTCTTACTTTCCATTATTTTTATTACTCTTACTCTTACTCTTActcttacctttttttttttttttttagtaccGAATAATTTAGGAGGTTAGAATAATTCCTtcctttttatttaaaagaaaaaaaaaacaacaacccACGTGTTTGCAGCCTTGAATGTACTCTCACGTGCCGTCTCATAATCcctacttcttcttcttgtcgGATTTTCCTAATTAGACCAAATTATCCTTCCATTATTTATTGCCTCTATTATAATCAAGCTTTCAACCCTTGAAATCACACACacaataatgataatattaataataacaacacCAACAACAATAATTTTTTAAGGTCTTCATTTTACGAAATATTGGTCAAAaagttgattttgatatatatatatatatatattttttttttctagaaaaattaaaaaaaaaaaaaaagaatatttttaaatataacaactaaaaaatttataaaatataacaaaacaaataataattgaTATTGTATGAGAATAGACATTATCAATGAGAATTCGTAATTTtactgtatttttttttataaatatttggaaTTTCTTACCAATTTgcaataatttcttttaataagTGTTTTATAAACTTTGAATAATTGAACATGGCTATTATATTGTATTTATCGTTTTCTTGCttattttatgttttgtaaAATTTGTACAAATATTGATATTGATGGGAAAGTATGTTTATGACCGAAAATTTACTATCTTTTGATAAAAATAAACCCTCTATGTCTATGGGCAAGAAGTGGAGGTTCAGAATCACATGGGACAATTTCCGACAATATTTTACAATAATTTCTCTAATTAAATTATCTAAGTAATCATATATCAACAATATAATAACCCCCACTTAAATTAATAATCCATTGGTCTATAATTCATTCTCATCCCGTTTTGTTTCTCATCTTCACAGCGGCCACCGGCGCCGGAATAATCTTGAGGGACATGACATTCGAGAATTGGGCTGGACCGGGACGGCATCAAGCAGTTGCGCTTCGAGTCGGCGCCGACCATGCAGTGGTCTACCGCTGCAACATAATCGGGTATCAAGACACTCTCTACGTCCATTCGAACCGTCAATTTTACAGAGAATGCGACATTTACGGGACAGTGGATTTCATCTTCGGCAACGCGGCAGTGGTGTTTCAGAACTGCAGCATTTACGCTCGCAAGGCAATGGCACTCCAAAAGAACACGATCACCGCCCAAAACCGGAAAGATCCGAATCAAAACACCGGAATTTCAATACACGCCTGCCGAATATTGGCGACCTCCGATCTACAATCGTCCAACACCTCTAACCCGACGTATCTGGGGCGTCCGTGGAAACTATACTCAAGAGTCGTGTTTATGTTATCGTACATAGGGGGACACGTGCACCCACGCGGTTGGTTGGAGTGGAACGCCACGTTTGCATTGGACACGCTGTATTACGGTGAGTATATGAATTATGGACCGGGGGGGGCGGTGGGACAGAGGGTGACGTGGCCGGGGTATCGAGTGATAACGTCGACGGTGGAAGCGAGTAAGTTCACGGTGGCTCAGTTTATTTACGGCTCCTCGTGGTTGCCGTCCACCGGAGTTGCATTTCTGGGAGGGCTAAACGTGTAATTTCGCTAATTGTATTATATATTAAGGTGGGAATAAAGAAATatggagaaagaaagaagaaaaaagaaaagaaaaaagagttggTAAATGGACGATAAGGGGAAAAGGTGGGTAAAAGGTGTCGGCATAAAACAACGTATAATTAATAGTGaagatatttatatatatatatttatttttttcatttttggtcAATGTATGGATagtaattttaatttatgttccattcttttttttttttttataatatttttctcTTAATTGTATTGTAAGTGTAACTGATAATTATTATCTGATTTTTTATAAATGTTATTAATAACGCCTTACAATGtcaatatattttgtaaatttaattcctgtttttatttcttatttctttttctttttttcttgtcttcagtttcttctttgtttttggATTAAAAGTCGCGCTCTTTGGAAATTTAATTTATCGattaaaagagtttaaaactAATAAAGTAAAAGAGTTATAATTTGAGTGATTCCATGTTCTGAGTTCATATATTTCCTCTTTTCTAAATTCTTTTTAAcattattgtcttaataaaatAGAATGGAGATAGGAAGATAAAGAAATaggagaaaaaaattaaaaagggaAGCAGGAGAACACACAAATAGTTTCATTTTAGAGGACCTCATGCAAATATGTAAACAGTACAAATTGTGAgggaacaaaagaaaaatatgttttattttagaATGGGAAGTTTAGAAAGTTATGTTAGTTGTGTTTAAGCTAAGTATAGGGTAGTCGAAATATATTGTAAAATCACGAGGGAGGAGGTGCATGTAAGGAAAAGAGTAGTAGGGGGTGGGATGTAATTGGTTGAAATAGTTATGACTAAAATGAGAAATTTGAGATGAAAGAGGCAAAggggtgtgtgtgtgtgtgtgtgtgtgtgtgtgtgtgtcgGTGACCATAATTCCAATCCCTAAATTAAATGTCCCTtttgaaagagagagaaaaagaaacacAAACCCCTAATAACTCTTCTATTTATTTACTCCAACCTAAACCCCCCCCCTCTCTTCCTCTACCTATCACATCAATATTTATTCCATTTTTACTCACTCCTAATTGTGTTACACTACGTACTCCAACCATTTTTGACCCATTGATCTCATTTTGTTTCCAACGCATACATTTTTGTTGCCATACACATGTTTAATAATTCTCCTACCATATTTCCATTCTTTTTCTCCTCATACATCTTTACGccctttttttttcacttccCAAATTTCATAACTTCTTGATTTTTTAGTTTCTTTCAATTTAATCACATGTTTCTAATCTTACCCTCTTAACTTTCATCTCTCAATTTTGTTCCAATTTAGAGCTTTTAGATTTCAAGATTGATAGATTTGGTCTTGATTTTATACTAAATACTCACTTTTTGTTTTTAGCATCGGGtttcttaattaatttagaagaattatatttaattgacttttcatttctttttttacattattattaaaattattttaaatttttacttcatagttatttagattaattaataatagtaacataaaaaaaattagtacaaaaataaatgtaaaaaagtattaattttgaaatctatATATTAAACTGAAACTATAACATTTTTGGAACttaaaaactaaattgaaaACGAACTCCAAAACATTTTATCAAAACCTATAAATTAGACCTACAAATTAGGGAGGTAAAAGGTCTTTTTCTTCAACCTTAAGCTTTTGATTAGAAAAAGCCAATTTTGATTTCCAAAAATTGAAACCACACAAAGTTCATGTTTTTTCTACCTTTAGTGTTTATCGTTTTCCTCATTTTTGTAATAAGCTTGCTAAAAAATTTGTAACAATTTGATCGAGcagatttggtcatttaaatTATGGTTAAATAATTTAACTGAAACACTCCacaaaaattaattagtttagtTGTGAGTTTAGGTCGAACATAGAAAGCacaaataatttttcaaaaaaatagtTTTCAATTCAAGAATAACTAACTGCACAATTTGTAAATGATTTTGATTGCAAAAAAATGTGAATGGTAAGGAAAAGTAAATTGGAATGAACATGAATAGGTTAAAGCAATCTAGCTTAGACTTTTGAGTTATTTCTCTTATCAAAGTCTAGGTCATAGGAAAATCAATTTATTCTTACATATATATCCATTACCCTTAGCATTATGTCCTTGAAAAGCTTGGATTGTACTTGTCCCAATTATGTAATTAAAGCTAGATGAAAAACACCCAAACTAAGATTTAGGAACATGCTAAATTAAACATTCAATTGGAAAAgcaaaattaaatattcaagTCAACTAATTAAACAATATTTGTTAAAATCACAACCACAACCCAATTTAGCCTATTTCTATTTTGATTATTCATGCAAATAAATGTCAAGACATATAAGAAAATGTAGATATCCACCCTACATCATAAGCTGCAAAGTCTAATCAAATTCTCATTCAAACATGAGAAAAGTTATAATGAAAATACAAGAATCCAAAACAAAGATGTTATCCTCACAAGATGTAAAATGGGGAATCAACTTGATGCCTAAGCTAGAAAAGATTACCTTAGCTCCTCGTCGATATGTTGATTGAATGGGGAAATACAAAAGTGCATGAGTTGAATTAGAAAGATGTGAAAGATAGAGAAAAAAGTGTCAATGGTTTGGTATAATAAACCAGGACTATAATAACCAACATCTAGaacaaaaattattataataatcaaACTATAATAAACTAAGACTATAATAGCCAATtcgaaagaaagaaagagacaGATTATGCTAATCAAATTCATGCCTTTCATTGATTTTAATTGCGGTAGGCAAGAAGATGATTCAAAATGCAAGACTTTGTCTTTATTTAAATTTAGGGATTTGGACTTAAAAGACCATCACCATCCACTTTtcattttaactttttgttgtttttgttccATTGATTgtgtttaaattaaaaaaaaaaaaagaaaaagtggcATGACTATGAAAAAAAGAATCCAAATGTAGAATTTAATATCACTCCATTAATGTTTAACCACATTTATAAATTGAATGTGAGtacatttattaattaattttgtggTACTCCTCTTACAAACTTTTCTCACCATTAAATTCTCCAGCTGTCTATCAATCTCATCTCTTTCTTTCacacataaataaataaatatatatatatataaaagatttgATGTTTAAATTGTTGAGTCAATGGATGATGATGACCAAAGTTAAAGTTTTGTAAACATTATATTTcaagaaatttcatgtattttgCAAGTTAAAACATTGGTAGTAATGTCTTCTTTTTATGGTGTATACAAAACTAATTAGTTTTTGTGGATAATTATGAAAATTAGATCTTTTTATGTATAAATTTTGTGgctctccctctccctctccctctctcaTTGTCATAACACATTGGTAGGCTTAGCCTATATTATTTCTTTCATTATCTCTCTTAAATTGTGTAAACATTTGGTTTACATGAAATTGACATATTTGTGATTCCCATCCATTATTACACTAGATTTAACGTGTTCCTAAATGGATTATAAATTAGTTTATGTTCTTCTCTTTTAGGAGAATGTATCTCATACCAAATTGATTTTGAAtagaatattaatttaatgttcGAAGTGACTATAGTTATTTTTTTCTAAGAAGAAAAGGCGAAATTAggaaatacattttttttttttcaaaacataGTTGAAAGCCTAAATTTGATGGGAATAGAAAATGAAAAGGGGAAAAAGCTTGTAAGAGTACCAATGTAATATCTATAATCGATACATATTTGTCTGTTTGAAATAAAAAGAATTCAAATatgtatataaaatattttgtcaTACTATAAAGAAATTGATGTAAGTAAGGAATAAGAAATGTTTGGTACTTCTACCACAATAATTTTTGCTTTACTCTCCTTTTCTGCCCACCACCTCTCTTTTTGTCCAGTTTCATTGTCTTTTTGGTCTTAAAAGGTGAATCTCATTAACACAAAAGGAAATTTCTTTGCATTTTACTACAccaacacaaaacaaaaaacacacGAGATTTTCAAAAGTATCATTATTGCTTTTGAAATTGGCCTAaaaatttttgttcttttcaaattttaaattacattAAATCTATGAGACATTTTGCTATATCTATAATTGTTTGTAAATGTTGTTATACACCAAATTATTAATTCTAAAAGTGCTACAAAtgtaattactattttttttcaGTTCACACTTTAGAAAATGTAGTACAAAAAACTAATATAAGTTCATCTCAACTAACATCTATATCTAATTAATAAGATACCAGATTCAAATTTTCCGATTGTAATTAATAAAaccttttaaaaaaagagagtAGAAACAGAGaatcaaattttattttctacttGTACACAAATATTAATGGGTAGTTTGGTTAAAGCATTTTGTTTTAGTACAACAAAGGTTAGATATCAAGATTTTAAACTCTAAttttgaaagaaatcatttagtATTGAGCTATGTTCTATATTCATTACGTAACGTTTGAAGATGATCAATATACATGTAGAATTAAAATATCATAAGTTGATTTAAGCCCATTCATAAACATCATAATCTATTAGACCGTTGTCCAACAAAATAGGATTTGTGGGATCTCTTCTAGTTTCTTTAATTCTTGTTGTACTTGTATTTATTTCATATCATGAATTAGATGTATATACATCATTATTTGTCAACAGTATTATGTATTAAAAAATGGCCTCAAAGTTCAAACTATTAAGTTATTGTATACTTCGAACTCATGAATATATAAACTCTTGATAGTAAAACAGCCTAAATCAAAGTTTCAACACTTTTATGCACATAATGAAACTCTAGAGATTATCTACAATGAATAACTCAGATCTTCCCAAACATGGGGTTTGGCTTGCCAACATACATTTCAGAGAATACCTAATTCTATTGTTGCAAAACCACATCATTTGGATTGGGCCCGAACGACCGACAATTCTGTTAGCAATTGGCTTCTGGAAAACAGATGGACTATTGGAGCAAAATGACTAGAGTTCACCAATTGACACTTCTTTAAAGTGAGCGATCTATGGATCTTTCGATCGTCTTTGGAGGCATTCTTGGTTGAACCACGAAAACTTGTTGGATTGATGAAAGTCTACTAAATATCTGAATCTTCAACTTCTGTACTTGCAACAAAACTTGGGAATGCCATGGTTATATCCCTGAATCCATGGAAGTGGTGTTAAAGAATTGCAAGAGAGCATAATGGCTAAACAAGCAAACTCAACACTACGTACTTTAGATATGGTAATGTCATGTTCTTGATCAATGATGGATACTTCATCACAAACTCCCTCCACTCTTCTTGATCAATCTTTCCATCACCGTTCGTGTCTGCTTCATTAA
Encoded proteins:
- the LOC103503123 gene encoding probable pectinesterase/pectinesterase inhibitor 34, yielding MGYGRLNETDPGGPSDSSSVASAFQLSAHHPTPNRSTTRLLLISFLSLLLIVAAAVSATFLIGLRTASPARSDPNLPRKPTQAISKACSRTRFPTLCVNSLLDFPGSLNANEQDLVHISFNITLQHLNKALYSSSEISSLQMDLRVRSAYDACLELLDDSIDAVSRSLQSVAPSSSSSTPQRLGSSEDIITWLSAALTNQDTCTDGFSELSGTVKNQMADKLHNLSELVSNCLALFSGSETSDFAGVPIQNKRRLMKEEGENEDSSGNFPRWMRGRERRLLTLPVGVLQADIVVSQNGNGTVKTIAEAIKKAPQYSNRRTIIYVMAGRYEEKNLKVGRKKTNLMFVGDGKGKTVISGSKSIFDNVTTFHTASFAATGAGIILRDMTFENWAGPGRHQAVALRVGADHAVVYRCNIIGYQDTLYVHSNRQFYRECDIYGTVDFIFGNAAVVFQNCSIYARKAMALQKNTITAQNRKDPNQNTGISIHACRILATSDLQSSNTSNPTYLGRPWKLYSRVVFMLSYIGGHVHPRGWLEWNATFALDTLYYGEYMNYGPGGAVGQRVTWPGYRVITSTVEASKFTVAQFIYGSSWLPSTGVAFLGGLNV